A window of Aeromicrobium sp. Root236 contains these coding sequences:
- a CDS encoding DUF6167 family protein, giving the protein MKSRVVWFVAGSAAGLYASVKARRAAYRLSTPGLVDQAAALGLGWRAFSSELRDGMEARQRDIALGLSGASDDHTDLLRLEAEHTQKDQT; this is encoded by the coding sequence ATGAAGTCACGGGTCGTGTGGTTCGTCGCCGGCTCCGCCGCGGGGCTCTACGCCTCGGTCAAGGCGCGCCGAGCCGCCTACCGGCTCTCCACGCCGGGTCTCGTCGACCAGGCCGCAGCCCTCGGGCTCGGCTGGCGAGCGTTCAGCTCAGAACTTCGAGACGGCATGGAGGCCCGCCAGCGCGACATCGCGCTCGGGTTGTCCGGCGCCTCCGATGACCACACCGACCTGCTCCGCCTCGAGGCCGAGCACACCCAGAAGGACCAGACCTGA